The following proteins come from a genomic window of Macaca thibetana thibetana isolate TM-01 chromosome 15, ASM2454274v1, whole genome shotgun sequence:
- the LOC126937673 gene encoding small nuclear ribonucleoprotein G-like yields MSKAHPPELKKFMDKKLSSKLNGGRHVQGILRAFDPFMNLVIDEYVEMATSGQQNNIGMVVIRGNSIIMLEALERV; encoded by the coding sequence ATGAGCAAAGCTCACCCTCCCGAGTTGAAAAAATTTATGGACAAGAAGTTATCATCGAAATTAAATGGTGGCAGACATGTCCAAGGAATATTGCGGGCATTTGATCCCTTTATGAACCTTGTGATAGATGAATATGTGGAGATGGCGACTAGTGGGCAACAGAACAATATTGGAATGGTGGTAATACGAGGAAATAGTATCATCATGTTAGAAGCCTTGGAACGAGTGTAA